From a region of the Deinococcus metallilatus genome:
- a CDS encoding MbcA/ParS/Xre antitoxin family protein — MTQARLKPDLDADQVFAGLRRSSPRQARQQLFEQVTHLDPYRLDALLLQDAPVPPRTSSRLIALNLAALLDVNLKDVMPVLGVSESTLTRQPVPSRLLIDRAYSVVRIFAQVMAVLGPEGAQHWLRTPNPALEGEAPFTLLSTRYGEEKVQNVITALLQGAVL; from the coding sequence ATGACCCAGGCTCGTCTGAAACCCGACCTTGACGCCGATCAGGTGTTCGCGGGCCTGCGGCGCAGCTCTCCCCGGCAGGCACGTCAGCAGCTCTTCGAGCAGGTGACCCATCTCGACCCGTATCGGCTCGATGCCCTGCTCCTGCAAGACGCCCCGGTGCCGCCACGGACCAGCAGCCGTCTCATCGCCCTGAACCTCGCGGCGCTGCTGGACGTGAACCTCAAGGATGTAATGCCGGTGCTGGGCGTGAGCGAATCTACCCTGACGCGCCAACCCGTGCCGTCGCGCCTCCTGATCGACCGGGCCTACAGCGTGGTGCGGATCTTCGCGCAGGTGATGGCGGTCCTGGGACCGGAAGGCGCGCAACACTGGCTGCGGACCCCCAACCCGGCACTGGAGGGCGAGGCACCCTTCACCCTCCTCAGCACGCGCTACGGGGAGGAGAAGGTGCAGAACGTCATCACCGCCCTGCTCCAGGGAGCGGTCCTCTGA
- a CDS encoding RES family NAD+ phosphorylase: MEARWNSHGVQVAYAGEHIGLTAMEILTYWANYPNLQGYDHYMYPLNEADIEDALTTQPGLNPHDKSQTRPFGDTWAEEGRSLALRVPSVVLPASSNYVINPNHPAYDPGKVVYVGPFVYDQRITSLIEAAKRGD, from the coding sequence GTGGAAGCGCGCTGGAACAGCCACGGGGTGCAGGTCGCGTATGCCGGGGAACACATCGGCCTCACGGCGATGGAAATCCTCACGTACTGGGCGAACTATCCGAATTTGCAGGGGTATGACCACTACATGTACCCGCTGAACGAGGCGGACATCGAGGACGCCCTGACCACCCAGCCAGGGCTGAACCCCCATGACAAGAGCCAGACACGCCCTTTTGGGGACACCTGGGCGGAGGAAGGCCGCTCGCTCGCCCTCAGGGTGCCCAGCGTGGTGCTACCCGCCAGCAGCAACTACGTGATCAATCCGAACCACCCGGCGTACGACCCGGGCAAGGTCGTGTACGTCGGCCCCTTCGTGTACGACCAGCGCATCACGTCGTTGATTGAGGCCGCCAAACGGGGCGACTGA
- a CDS encoding NPCBM/NEW2 domain-containing protein translates to MTAPAHRSTLTPRALFLLAALSTALSACGSGPSPAATAPGSPLLQPLSIDPGDNTLSYETPVSATNGWGPYENNMSNGEKAAGDGRTLTLNGTTYATGLGVHANSDLVYNVGAQCRTFTAQIGVDDEVGANGSVVFQVFVDGVKRFDSGRMDGSSATQAVNVDIEGAERLRLVVTDAGDGISYDHADWADAKLRNCLTYSAPLTITAGGTYSGNWRSLDPNVPAVKVATSAPVVIENCTLSSRNDSVKVSSGNAQVTIRNCRAYGLNPNVSGQFPGRFFRGDYLKSLRIENNFLNKTAGISTQYFQGSPSVAGETITIRYNRVRNIEGRASDGADGWQSTNAAGTFDRVQFVQFNNVDNIQGAEIAWNRVDNEPRNSRVEDNINIYDSNGTATSPILIHDNLINGAYATPPDGDYSGGGILLGDGCHVSYVEAYGNTVLETSNYGMAVANGHHMTIRNNTIYGLGKLSDGTYLDQNNDAGIYLRNYCSSDTIDRTTVVARDNTVGWGTPSPGNERARWDISNNAGTTLNNTSVPLGQSTPIDPNLIQQAITDWQNRAASNGVVVGPR, encoded by the coding sequence ATGACTGCCCCGGCCCACCGCTCCACCCTGACCCCCCGCGCCCTGTTCCTGCTCGCCGCCCTCAGCACCGCCCTCTCGGCCTGTGGCAGCGGACCCAGCCCTGCCGCCACCGCCCCCGGTTCGCCCCTCCTGCAACCGCTCTCCATCGACCCGGGCGACAACACCCTCAGCTACGAAACGCCGGTGTCCGCCACCAACGGCTGGGGACCGTACGAGAACAACATGAGCAACGGCGAGAAAGCCGCCGGGGACGGCCGGACCCTCACCCTGAACGGCACGACCTATGCCACCGGCCTCGGTGTCCATGCGAATTCCGACCTGGTGTACAACGTGGGCGCGCAGTGCCGCACCTTCACCGCGCAGATCGGGGTGGACGACGAGGTGGGGGCCAACGGCTCGGTGGTGTTCCAGGTGTTCGTGGACGGGGTCAAGCGCTTCGACTCCGGCAGGATGGACGGGAGCAGCGCGACGCAGGCCGTGAACGTGGACATCGAGGGCGCCGAACGCCTCCGGCTGGTCGTGACGGACGCGGGGGACGGGATCTCGTATGACCATGCGGACTGGGCGGATGCCAAGCTGCGCAACTGCCTCACCTACAGCGCGCCCCTGACCATCACGGCGGGCGGCACCTACAGCGGCAACTGGCGCAGCCTCGACCCGAATGTGCCCGCGGTCAAGGTGGCGACGTCCGCCCCGGTCGTCATCGAGAACTGCACCCTCAGCAGCCGCAACGACAGCGTCAAGGTGTCGTCCGGGAATGCACAGGTGACCATCCGCAATTGCCGGGCGTACGGCCTCAACCCCAACGTGAGCGGCCAGTTCCCGGGGCGCTTCTTCCGGGGCGACTACCTGAAGTCGTTGCGGATCGAGAACAACTTCCTGAACAAGACCGCGGGCATTTCCACCCAGTACTTCCAGGGGTCGCCCTCGGTGGCGGGGGAAACCATCACCATCCGCTACAACCGGGTGAGGAACATCGAGGGCCGAGCCAGCGACGGGGCGGACGGCTGGCAGAGCACCAACGCGGCGGGGACCTTCGACCGGGTGCAGTTCGTGCAGTTCAACAATGTGGACAACATCCAGGGGGCCGAGATCGCCTGGAACCGGGTCGACAACGAGCCGCGCAACAGCCGGGTCGAGGACAACATCAACATCTACGACAGCAACGGCACCGCGACCAGCCCGATCCTCATCCACGACAACCTGATCAACGGCGCGTATGCCACGCCACCGGACGGCGACTACAGCGGGGGCGGCATCCTGCTGGGGGACGGCTGCCACGTCTCGTACGTCGAGGCGTACGGCAACACCGTGCTGGAAACCAGCAACTACGGCATGGCCGTCGCCAACGGGCACCACATGACCATCCGGAACAACACCATCTACGGCCTCGGGAAGCTCTCCGACGGGACGTATCTCGATCAGAACAACGACGCGGGGATTTACCTGCGCAACTACTGCTCGTCCGACACCATTGACCGCACTACGGTCGTCGCGCGGGACAACACCGTGGGCTGGGGGACGCCCTCACCAGGTAACGAGCGCGCCCGCTGGGACATCTCGAACAACGCGGGCACGACGCTCAACAACACCTCGGTCCCCCTCGGGCAGAGCACCCCCATCGATCCAAACCTGATCCAGCAAGCCATCACCGACTGGCAAAAC
- a CDS encoding RHS repeat protein codes for MADPAGYTTTATYDNDDNTTSVTPQVWQGNEPDYTNLNSGFTSVTSRAAYDPLGRAVKSVDGRGNASQAAYDLLGNTVSETDARGIVTRGYTYTPDGLLEGVYEPDMNSGTSAATFDPANPSGFTKTRHYTYGPRVYPTEERRANMNTAAGATSGSKSSYTYDFAGRPTLQTLPDGMTISQAFDGRGHLLSRTNPEGFKTTFAFDSAGRMTQRREHARTSGTGATTDNAAGLANGLSLALTYDPAGNVISRTENGLVSDFTFNSLGQTQSANRPHTSGVAEQWKFLSYRLDGARTAETTYGYAGDLTSKLNTVNTGTQFPTVTAGNVIAFDLDGRGLITGEKSAGMWNGSANNWAYTSASTYDGLGQRAKRVFTGTGAIYQTMRSATGADLGNPNHNTVWKFDANGNLSEGYDTLPDGSGKQNVFTYTYSPTNRELSHTRDVQVRVQSADSANRLWNMGGSAGVLLAGTQGNASLTYNERDLPDTMSVTDAAPAKGATSGSEFSGFGPSVTKTSALGYFLDGHRYMTTTTGSLVKRVDGLDARGRETNVYDPTSTYGAVNVMSTYGADGMVTREVRRSDATTAYQEIMKPTLGGRRYSTSNSKGGENTTTFSQAGSPLVGVPYVTSGRGAVSYGYDGYGNATTQVRGGVTTTSSYDVNNGLTGLTDGTTSISYKLDGQGHRMFTTGGDFDGYATRYSAEGRVAGLSNGASGLRRFDDYRYDPFGRQVVTSTAGMNELASNGGYQLRRDSINTVGLLGVPNLITRTQELRDDTIGQTSTNSPSAAFKDLSYSAGPSYLSTTFKDLGYSFADGATDTFGYGGIASFSSTGGVGTLSAPVKALSDQLKLNPLDIKPTPSQDLPVNPGEIKPEGTTPGGMAVQGLQALSVQPLQAPKSVLPSSLNTLNPLDVKGTGSSLPSVPGADTVKRPTDGGIKPQSIIVNPADTYTETPSDLSEAWSNATAGQASTTGNYTYDDQYTATTNNDYASNMTASGTDADSYASANDTAVQQASSTEGVSAARQTRNDVYANVQAAYAQRGLTYTPDTDVSASEVNTAVTANTAAVNRGEVPTTVVGNVTSEDRSYEYRVANKTTREDVGKAILGSNGNPYLFTDDEAGKVNLNNLASSGGNQAQSQFMFASLTQNAPAIPAPSPPAGLPIPKGGGGLAGGLFLVELIIEYFADRAADASDVQKNRYRGGKNITFYRGTNYYDALDAVENQSLNIERLMANQIRRPPEGNRLGAYFTTQLSTADYYSSMSANYGGGPAVISTTVRADSFFRFARRNNVVFEAPVPRSPVPGQTETLIPYNSIREFESLRSYYLIQ; via the coding sequence TGCTCGAAGGCGTGTACGAGCCGGACATGAACAGCGGGACGAGCGCCGCGACCTTCGACCCGGCCAATCCCAGCGGCTTCACCAAGACCCGGCACTACACCTACGGCCCGCGCGTCTACCCGACCGAGGAGCGCCGCGCGAACATGAACACCGCCGCGGGGGCGACCAGCGGCTCGAAGTCCTCCTACACCTACGACTTCGCCGGGCGGCCCACGTTGCAGACCCTCCCGGACGGCATGACGATCAGCCAGGCCTTCGACGGGCGGGGCCACCTGCTCAGCCGGACCAACCCCGAGGGGTTCAAGACCACCTTCGCCTTCGACTCGGCGGGCCGCATGACCCAGCGCCGGGAGCACGCCCGCACCAGCGGCACCGGGGCCACCACCGACAACGCGGCGGGCCTGGCGAACGGGCTGAGCCTGGCCCTCACCTACGACCCGGCGGGCAACGTCATCTCCCGGACCGAGAACGGCCTGGTCAGCGACTTCACCTTCAACAGCCTGGGCCAGACCCAGTCCGCCAACCGCCCGCATACCTCCGGGGTGGCCGAGCAGTGGAAGTTCCTCAGCTACCGCCTGGACGGGGCGCGCACCGCCGAAACCACGTACGGGTACGCCGGGGACCTCACCAGCAAGCTGAACACCGTGAACACCGGGACGCAGTTCCCCACCGTCACGGCCGGGAACGTGATCGCCTTCGACCTCGACGGGCGCGGCCTGATCACCGGCGAGAAATCCGCCGGAATGTGGAACGGCAGCGCCAACAACTGGGCCTACACCTCGGCCAGCACCTACGACGGGCTGGGCCAACGGGCCAAGCGCGTCTTCACCGGCACGGGCGCGATCTACCAGACCATGCGCTCGGCCACCGGCGCCGATCTGGGCAATCCCAACCACAACACTGTGTGGAAGTTCGACGCGAACGGCAACCTCAGCGAGGGGTACGACACCCTACCCGACGGCAGCGGCAAGCAGAACGTCTTCACCTACACCTACTCGCCGACGAACCGCGAACTCTCCCACACCCGCGACGTGCAGGTGCGCGTCCAGAGTGCCGACTCGGCCAACCGGCTGTGGAACATGGGCGGCAGCGCCGGGGTGCTGCTGGCGGGCACCCAGGGCAACGCGAGCCTCACCTACAACGAGCGTGACCTGCCCGACACCATGAGCGTCACCGACGCCGCCCCCGCCAAAGGGGCCACCAGCGGCAGCGAGTTCAGCGGCTTCGGTCCCAGCGTCACCAAGACGAGCGCGCTGGGCTACTTCCTCGACGGCCACCGGTATATGACCACCACGACCGGCAGTCTGGTCAAACGGGTGGACGGGCTGGACGCGCGTGGCCGCGAGACGAACGTGTATGACCCCACCAGCACGTACGGGGCCGTCAACGTGATGAGCACCTACGGGGCCGACGGCATGGTCACCCGTGAGGTGCGCCGGAGTGACGCCACCACCGCCTACCAGGAGATCATGAAGCCGACGCTGGGCGGGCGGCGCTACTCGACCTCCAACAGCAAGGGCGGCGAGAACACCACCACCTTCTCGCAGGCGGGCAGCCCCCTGGTCGGCGTCCCCTACGTCACCAGCGGGCGCGGCGCGGTCAGCTACGGCTACGACGGCTACGGCAACGCCACCACCCAGGTGCGCGGCGGCGTGACCACCACCTCCAGCTACGACGTCAACAACGGATTGACCGGCCTGACCGACGGCACCACCAGCATCAGCTACAAGCTCGACGGTCAGGGCCACCGCATGTTCACCACCGGCGGGGACTTCGACGGCTACGCCACCCGCTACAGCGCCGAGGGAAGGGTCGCCGGGCTGAGCAACGGGGCGTCCGGCCTCCGGCGCTTCGACGACTACCGCTATGACCCCTTCGGCCGCCAGGTGGTCACCTCCACCGCCGGAATGAACGAACTGGCCAGCAACGGCGGCTATCAGCTCAGAAGGGACAGCATCAACACCGTGGGCCTGCTGGGCGTGCCCAATCTGATCACCCGCACCCAGGAGCTGCGCGACGACACGATTGGGCAGACGAGTACGAACAGCCCCAGCGCCGCCTTCAAGGATTTGAGCTACAGCGCGGGCCCGAGTTACCTCAGCACCACCTTCAAGGACCTGGGCTACAGCTTCGCGGACGGCGCCACCGATACCTTCGGCTACGGCGGCATCGCCTCCTTCAGCAGCACGGGCGGCGTGGGGACCCTGAGTGCCCCGGTCAAAGCCCTGTCCGACCAGCTCAAACTCAATCCGCTGGACATCAAACCCACGCCCTCCCAGGACCTGCCGGTCAATCCCGGGGAGATCAAACCCGAAGGCACTACGCCGGGTGGGATGGCGGTCCAGGGGTTGCAGGCGCTCAGCGTGCAACCGTTGCAGGCCCCTAAGAGCGTGCTGCCGTCGTCATTGAACACGCTCAATCCACTGGACGTGAAGGGGACGGGCAGCAGCCTGCCGAGCGTGCCGGGGGCGGACACGGTGAAGCGGCCGACGGACGGGGGGATCAAACCGCAGTCGATCATCGTCAACCCGGCCGACACCTACACCGAGACGCCCAGTGACCTCAGTGAGGCCTGGAGCAATGCCACCGCCGGACAGGCGAGTACCACTGGGAACTACACCTACGATGATCAGTACACGGCAACGACGAATAACGACTACGCCAGCAACATGACTGCGTCTGGGACAGACGCCGATTCCTACGCGAGTGCCAATGATACTGCCGTCCAGCAAGCGAGCAGTACCGAAGGTGTTTCTGCGGCTCGTCAAACACGCAACGACGTGTATGCCAACGTCCAGGCGGCGTATGCTCAGCGGGGCTTGACCTACACGCCCGATACTGATGTCTCGGCCAGCGAGGTTAATACGGCGGTGACGGCAAATACAGCGGCCGTAAATCGAGGGGAAGTACCAACAACCGTAGTTGGAAATGTGACTTCGGAAGATCGATCTTACGAATATCGAGTAGCTAACAAAACGACACGGGAAGACGTCGGGAAGGCAATCCTCGGCAGCAACGGAAATCCATATCTGTTCACAGACGATGAAGCTGGTAAGGTTAATCTCAACAACTTAGCATCATCGGGAGGCAATCAAGCTCAGAGCCAGTTTATGTTCGCGTCATTAACTCAAAATGCTCCAGCTATCCCAGCTCCCAGCCCTCCAGCGGGATTGCCTATTCCAAAGGGAGGCGGTGGTCTAGCTGGCGGTCTATTCCTAGTGGAGTTGATAATCGAGTATTTCGCAGATCGGGCAGCAGATGCTAGCGACGTACAAAAAAATAGGTACAGGGGAGGTAAAAATATTACATTTTACCGGGGCACGAACTACTACGATGCTCTAGACGCAGTGGAAAATCAATCTCTAAATATTGAGAGACTTATGGCTAACCAGATCAGACGACCGCCAGAAGGGAATAGGCTTGGCGCCTACTTCACCACTCAGCTTTCCACTGCGGATTACTACTCTTCAATGAGCGCCAACTACGGTGGTGGCCCCGCAGTTATATCAACAACAGTACGAGCCGACTCATTCTTCAGATTTGCCAGGAGAAATAATGTAGTATTTGAGGCTCCTGTTCCTAGGTCGCCGGTACCAGGACAAACGGAGACTCTTATCCCTTATAATAGTATCAGGGAGTTTGAGAGCCTCAGAAGTTATTACTTAATTCAGTGA
- a CDS encoding polymorphic toxin type 17 domain-containing protein, with protein MGTLSAPVKALSDQLKLNPLDVKPAPAPGLPVDPGEIKPEGNTQPQGVKSGLQPLGVGTLAVQPLQAPQSALPASLHTLNPLDVKGPGSSLPNVLGAETVQRPQGGTVTTQSIIVNPVEPSTEAPSDVYGASNTDGAYQQGATGNYTYDDQYTSSTNTDYTNDMTAMGTDADYYASANEMATMNASSMENVSAGPQLGGDVKDNVRAAYAQRGLSWTPDSDITASEVNSAVEANLAAREMGSTPSVVTGDVSVADPEQAAESAGARGYAFVPDEAVSELAESRTVQRRAEQAMAASSGEPVKVSYVPSAAVRTAAVRAGAVVVGGGGPEDLLADAIAVGTFFYSLYQYNKNAAYLASNGSGDSSNQRATNVQTGAAAGAPNPNGDKNKGSTQPTKKGSVKDAQLPTEGRIRYVPPQDWDPSNPLPRAKVGGRTGYVDRFGNVWIKGPSRTPGEAFEWDVQLSRQGKSQLGWASRDGSHLNVSLRGRITH; from the coding sequence GTGGGGACCCTGAGTGCCCCGGTCAAAGCCCTGTCCGACCAGCTCAAGCTCAACCCGCTGGATGTCAAACCCGCTCCAGCGCCGGGACTGCCGGTCGATCCCGGGGAGATCAAGCCTGAGGGCAACACCCAACCGCAAGGAGTGAAGAGTGGCCTGCAACCGCTGGGGGTCGGGACTCTGGCGGTGCAACCGCTCCAGGCGCCGCAGAGTGCTCTGCCTGCGTCGCTGCACACCCTCAATCCGCTGGACGTGAAGGGACCGGGGAGCAGCCTGCCGAATGTGCTGGGGGCGGAGACGGTCCAGCGGCCGCAGGGGGGCACGGTCACGACGCAGAGCATCATCGTCAACCCGGTCGAACCCTCCACCGAAGCGCCCTCGGACGTGTACGGGGCGTCCAACACCGATGGCGCCTATCAGCAGGGCGCCACCGGCAACTACACCTATGATGATCAATACACCAGCTCGACCAACACGGATTACACCAACGACATGACGGCGATGGGCACGGACGCGGACTATTACGCGAGTGCCAACGAGATGGCGACCATGAACGCCAGTAGTATGGAAAATGTCTCGGCGGGGCCGCAGCTTGGTGGGGACGTGAAGGACAACGTGCGGGCCGCCTACGCCCAGCGTGGCTTGAGCTGGACACCCGACAGCGATATCACGGCCAGCGAGGTCAACAGCGCCGTGGAGGCGAACCTGGCCGCGAGGGAGATGGGGAGTACGCCGAGCGTCGTGACGGGGGACGTGTCGGTCGCGGACCCGGAACAGGCGGCAGAGTCGGCAGGAGCGAGAGGTTATGCCTTTGTGCCGGACGAAGCCGTCAGTGAACTTGCCGAGTCCCGTACGGTGCAAAGGCGAGCGGAGCAGGCCATGGCGGCCAGCTCAGGCGAGCCGGTAAAGGTCAGTTACGTCCCATCGGCGGCGGTCAGAACGGCAGCCGTACGAGCCGGTGCGGTGGTTGTGGGAGGTGGTGGGCCAGAGGATCTCTTGGCAGATGCCATCGCAGTGGGTACATTCTTCTATAGTCTTTACCAATACAATAAAAATGCTGCCTACCTGGCGTCAAATGGATCAGGAGATTCGTCCAATCAACGAGCGACAAACGTACAAACTGGAGCTGCCGCTGGCGCGCCCAACCCAAACGGTGATAAGAATAAAGGCTCGACACAACCTACAAAGAAAGGATCGGTTAAGGACGCACAGCTACCTACAGAAGGTAGAATACGTTACGTTCCTCCCCAGGACTGGGATCCATCCAATCCACTTCCACGCGCTAAAGTTGGTGGTAGAACCGGTTATGTTGATCGATTTGGCAATGTCTGGATTAAAGGTCCCTCTCGTACGCCAGGAGAAGCTTTTGAATGGGACGTTCAACTCTCTCGCCAAGGAAAATCCCAATTAGGTTGGGCTTCACGAGACGGCAGCCATCTTAATGTTTCTTTACGGGGGAGGATTACACACTAA
- a CDS encoding macro domain-containing protein → MRSSIKISLRDRSQDVVSALSLHFKGIKNVDVSQGDVMDFKADAVVSPANSFGFMDGGIDLIYVSKFGWDLQTRLRTQLCEKHDGELPVGQALVIETYDSEIPYLISAPTMRVPSDVSLTINAYLAFRAVLRVIQKHNTQHPAPIKSIVCPGLCTAIGKMPADRSARQMAAAYAVCILGQENMPLTLGQAVEEHYRLLG, encoded by the coding sequence ATGCGTTCATCAATCAAGATATCTCTGCGAGATCGGAGCCAAGACGTCGTATCCGCTTTGAGCCTTCATTTTAAGGGAATTAAAAATGTTGATGTGTCTCAAGGTGATGTCATGGACTTTAAGGCAGATGCTGTTGTTAGCCCCGCCAACAGTTTTGGGTTCATGGACGGTGGCATTGATCTTATCTATGTTTCTAAATTCGGCTGGGATCTTCAGACTAGGCTGAGAACACAGTTATGCGAGAAGCATGACGGTGAACTTCCAGTAGGGCAGGCATTGGTGATAGAAACTTATGATTCAGAAATCCCTTATCTGATTAGCGCGCCTACCATGAGAGTGCCCTCTGACGTGTCCTTGACTATCAATGCTTACCTTGCGTTTAGGGCTGTGTTGAGAGTTATTCAAAAACATAATACGCAGCATCCAGCTCCCATTAAATCTATTGTTTGTCCGGGCCTATGCACGGCTATTGGCAAAATGCCCGCTGACCGTAGCGCCAGGCAGATGGCTGCCGCTTATGCAGTATGTATATTAGGTCAAGAGAACATGCCCCTGACGCTTGGGCAAGCAGTTGAGGAGCATTACAGACTTCTTGGCTAA